A genomic segment from Desulfonatronum lacustre DSM 10312 encodes:
- a CDS encoding PAS domain S-box protein — translation MPEPSLTARRFGARLRYLRTLRNMTQAELADKVGLSLRQISRIEQGSSSPSFAVLEKFGQVLDVSMVSLFLFPDQDSPGRSPASQKIPFMEEDRPWVMDIRTPARIGVWSLEVGSGKTRWSASVFELLGYPPFSVKPTLKRFLKHVRPDQCDEARIFFEEAGQGRGRHILVQVDTKSLGPRTVSIHVDKGRVEKGLEEKNAMRSETGREMLLILQDVTDVTAMAGTLMQNQQELEEHVRVRNKDLALALDNYKRETEEKAKAEYHQRIWGLMVRNSQDAQAFVDHSGTIVVVNEAYEQLVGVSADELHGTCYADFLRQFWGDEFFEKEIRLHLDRALLRGAKAQREGWVDYGRGPRFVKRTYVPCRRDRDIVGVVVTIHDVTDVMTIQEQLRHTEAALRAKIQELDCFFSISQDLLAIKHKNGSILRLSPAWEHLLGYPRSELEGYKYLRFIHPADQTDSVATFEKLATAKYVRSFINRYCARDGGYRTIEWNLQVMGDLVYAVGRDVTVRKQDEDALQQRDLLLELAATTALKLLRSSSPERKLPDILAQLGLRTNTDRVYIFKNHQDEPTGKLLSSQILEWSRSGVTPQIDNPMLQNVPLCDLTPRWVREMNAGNSIMGFVQDFSEQEKLILEAQEIQSLLVVPIQVEDRFWGFLGFDSVRTPRIWSAAEESVLRIVAAAIGAAMPRNIC, via the coding sequence ATGCCCGAACCTTCTCTCACGGCGCGCCGATTCGGCGCTCGTCTGCGCTATTTGCGAACCTTGCGGAACATGACGCAAGCGGAATTGGCCGACAAGGTCGGATTGAGTCTGCGTCAGATCAGCCGCATCGAACAGGGATCGTCCTCACCGTCCTTCGCGGTGTTGGAAAAATTCGGCCAGGTGCTGGACGTCAGCATGGTCAGTCTGTTTCTGTTTCCCGATCAGGACTCTCCTGGTCGTTCCCCGGCCTCGCAAAAAATCCCTTTCATGGAGGAGGATCGTCCCTGGGTCATGGATATCCGTACGCCCGCGAGGATCGGCGTATGGAGCCTGGAGGTCGGTTCGGGAAAGACGCGCTGGTCCGCGTCGGTTTTTGAACTTCTGGGGTATCCGCCCTTTTCCGTCAAACCGACGTTGAAACGCTTTCTGAAGCATGTTCGCCCGGATCAGTGCGACGAAGCACGGATTTTTTTTGAGGAGGCCGGGCAAGGGCGTGGCCGCCATATACTGGTCCAAGTGGACACCAAATCCCTGGGGCCGCGGACCGTTTCCATTCATGTGGACAAAGGCCGTGTGGAGAAAGGTCTTGAAGAAAAGAATGCAATGCGGTCGGAGACGGGTCGAGAGATGCTGTTGATTCTTCAGGACGTCACGGACGTGACGGCCATGGCTGGAACGTTGATGCAGAACCAGCAGGAACTGGAAGAGCATGTCCGGGTGCGAAACAAGGACCTGGCTCTGGCCCTGGATAATTACAAGCGGGAGACCGAGGAAAAGGCGAAGGCCGAGTATCATCAACGCATCTGGGGGCTGATGGTGCGCAACTCCCAGGACGCCCAGGCTTTTGTCGACCATTCCGGGACCATCGTCGTGGTCAATGAGGCGTATGAACAGCTTGTCGGCGTGTCCGCGGACGAACTTCACGGTACCTGCTACGCCGACTTTCTCCGTCAATTCTGGGGAGATGAGTTTTTTGAGAAGGAAATCCGCCTCCACCTTGATCGGGCCTTGCTGCGAGGCGCCAAGGCCCAACGCGAAGGATGGGTGGATTATGGTCGCGGGCCGCGGTTCGTGAAGCGGACTTACGTGCCGTGCCGACGCGACAGGGATATCGTGGGCGTAGTCGTCACGATTCACGACGTCACGGACGTCATGACGATCCAGGAACAACTGCGCCATACCGAGGCGGCCCTGCGGGCCAAGATTCAGGAACTGGACTGTTTTTTCTCGATTTCCCAGGACTTGTTGGCGATCAAACATAAAAACGGTTCCATTCTGCGGCTCAGCCCGGCCTGGGAGCATCTCCTCGGCTACCCTCGGAGCGAACTGGAAGGCTACAAGTACCTCCGGTTCATTCACCCGGCGGACCAGACGGACAGCGTCGCCACCTTCGAAAAGCTGGCCACCGCCAAATACGTGCGGTCCTTCATCAACAGATATTGCGCCAGGGACGGCGGCTACCGAACCATTGAATGGAATCTCCAGGTTATGGGTGATCTCGTCTACGCCGTGGGCAGGGACGTCACCGTCCGCAAGCAGGACGAGGACGCGTTGCAGCAACGGGATCTGCTTCTGGAACTGGCGGCGACGACCGCGCTGAAGCTGCTGCGCTCGTCGAGTCCGGAACGGAAGCTTCCGGACATTTTGGCTCAGTTGGGTCTGCGCACGAACACGGACCGCGTCTACATCTTCAAAAATCACCAGGACGAACCCACCGGAAAGCTGTTGTCCAGCCAGATTCTGGAATGGTCCAGATCCGGCGTGACCCCGCAGATCGACAATCCGATGCTGCAAAATGTTCCGCTTTGCGATCTGACCCCGCGCTGGGTGCGGGAAATGAATGCGGGGAACTCCATCATGGGATTCGTGCAGGATTTTTCGGAACAGGAAAAGCTCATTCTGGAGGCCCAGGAGATTCAAAGCCTGTTGGTGGTTCCGATTCAGGTGGAGGATCGCTTCTGGGGCTTTCTCGGGTTCGACTCCGTGCGCACGCCCAGGATATGGTCGGCGGCCGAGGAAAGCGTGCTGCGCATCGTGGCCGCGGCCATCGGCGCCGCCATGCCGAGAAATATTTGCTAG
- a CDS encoding methyl-accepting chemotaxis protein → MKNMTIRMKLIIAGVVATIIPLVLIAGIAMWKAEQAEEIAAHAVEQLARNQNEGVVSGVVAMVTSMQEVLEQKTISDLNVARDILRRTGRVHFAEATVQWRAINQFSREETNIRLPRMMVGDTWLGQNANVDRYSPIVDDTRELVGGTATIFQRMNEAGDMLRVSTNVQTLDGNRAIGTYIPARNPDGTPNRVLERVLSGQRFIGRAFVVNAWYVTAYEPIMDDGGRVVGVLYVGVPEESAESLRRQIMEITVGETGYVFVVDSKGQYIISHHGAQDGENIWEARDAGGRLFVQEMIARAKALRTGEFAEDRYPWKNPGEAEARMKTVSIAYFAPWDWIIGAGTFDEEIFQDVELIRTTNSQGRMVIWSVLAATLIAVVALWLLLASRITGPINRLMKYAEAVAGGDLHAQSNIDQQDEVGKLNRSIQSMVGTLIEKMEEADVKAKEAEQKAEECNLATQEAEEAKRQAEQAQRDGMLQAAGRIEGVVEQVGSASEQLAAQVEQASRGAEEQRSRTGETATAMEEMNATVLEVAKNASQAAEASDMARTKAVNGADVVSASVAAINKVQRQAGEMKNNLSQLGQQAEQIGRIMNVIEDIADQTNLLALNAAIEAARAGDAGRGFAVVADEVRKLAEKTMNATKEVGDAISAIQQGTRNNIQGMDQSVAAIEEATQLANKSGEALKEILALAEQAADQVRSIATAAEQQSATSEEINRGVEDINRIASQTSEVMNQSAEAVSELARQGNELRELVRQLKEA, encoded by the coding sequence ATGAAGAACATGACCATTCGAATGAAGCTGATCATCGCGGGGGTGGTGGCGACCATCATTCCCCTGGTGCTTATCGCGGGGATAGCCATGTGGAAGGCCGAGCAGGCCGAGGAGATCGCGGCGCACGCGGTGGAGCAGCTCGCAAGGAATCAGAACGAGGGCGTCGTGTCCGGGGTCGTGGCCATGGTCACCAGCATGCAGGAAGTGCTGGAGCAAAAGACCATCAGCGACCTGAACGTGGCCCGGGACATTTTGCGCCGGACCGGCCGGGTGCATTTCGCGGAGGCCACCGTGCAATGGCGGGCGATCAATCAATTTTCCCGTGAAGAGACAAATATCCGCCTGCCGAGGATGATGGTCGGCGACACCTGGCTGGGCCAGAACGCCAACGTGGACCGCTATTCGCCGATTGTCGACGACACCCGGGAACTGGTGGGCGGCACCGCCACCATTTTTCAACGCATGAACGAGGCCGGAGACATGCTCCGGGTGAGCACCAACGTCCAGACCCTGGACGGAAACAGGGCCATCGGCACCTACATTCCGGCGCGCAACCCGGACGGGACCCCCAACCGGGTCTTGGAGCGCGTGCTGTCCGGACAGCGTTTTATCGGTCGGGCCTTTGTGGTCAACGCCTGGTATGTCACGGCCTATGAGCCGATTATGGACGATGGCGGCAGGGTCGTGGGCGTGTTGTATGTCGGAGTGCCGGAAGAAAGCGCCGAGAGTCTGCGTCGACAGATCATGGAGATCACGGTGGGCGAGACCGGCTATGTGTTCGTGGTCGACTCCAAAGGCCAATATATCATTTCCCACCATGGCGCACAGGACGGCGAGAACATCTGGGAGGCCCGGGACGCCGGCGGCAGGTTGTTTGTTCAAGAAATGATCGCCAGAGCCAAGGCCTTGAGAACCGGGGAATTCGCCGAAGACCGCTATCCCTGGAAAAATCCGGGGGAAGCCGAAGCCCGGATGAAGACCGTCAGCATCGCTTACTTTGCGCCTTGGGACTGGATTATCGGCGCGGGAACTTTCGACGAGGAAATTTTTCAGGATGTGGAATTGATCAGGACCACGAACAGCCAGGGCCGGATGGTCATTTGGAGCGTTCTCGCGGCGACCCTGATCGCCGTGGTGGCCTTATGGCTGCTGCTGGCCTCCCGGATTACCGGACCCATCAATCGTTTGATGAAGTACGCCGAAGCCGTGGCCGGTGGAGACCTGCACGCCCAGTCCAACATTGATCAACAGGACGAGGTCGGGAAGCTGAACCGGAGCATTCAATCCATGGTCGGCACCTTGATCGAAAAAATGGAAGAGGCCGACGTCAAGGCCAAGGAGGCGGAGCAGAAGGCCGAGGAATGCAACCTGGCCACTCAGGAGGCCGAGGAAGCCAAACGCCAAGCCGAACAAGCCCAACGCGACGGGATGCTCCAGGCCGCCGGACGCATTGAAGGCGTGGTGGAACAGGTCGGATCGGCCTCCGAACAGTTGGCGGCTCAGGTGGAGCAGGCCAGCCGGGGCGCGGAAGAGCAGCGCTCCCGCACCGGCGAAACGGCCACGGCCATGGAAGAGATGAACGCCACGGTTCTGGAGGTTGCCAAGAACGCCTCCCAGGCCGCCGAGGCCTCGGATATGGCCCGGACCAAGGCCGTGAACGGCGCGGACGTGGTCAGCGCCTCGGTCGCCGCCATCAACAAGGTTCAGCGGCAGGCCGGAGAAATGAAAAACAATCTCAGTCAACTGGGACAGCAGGCCGAACAGATCGGACGGATCATGAACGTGATCGAGGATATCGCGGATCAGACCAACCTCCTGGCCCTGAACGCGGCCATCGAGGCGGCCCGGGCCGGGGACGCTGGACGCGGCTTCGCCGTGGTGGCCGACGAGGTCCGCAAGCTGGCGGAAAAGACCATGAACGCCACCAAGGAAGTGGGCGACGCCATTTCCGCCATCCAGCAGGGCACCAGGAACAACATCCAGGGCATGGATCAGTCCGTGGCCGCCATTGAGGAAGCCACGCAACTGGCCAACAAGTCGGGCGAAGCCCTGAAGGAAATCCTGGCCCTGGCCGAACAGGCCGCTGACCAGGTCCGGTCCATCGCCACGGCCGCGGAACAGCAGTCCGCCACCAGTGAGGAGATCAATCGCGGCGTGGAGGACATCAACCGCATCGCCTCGCAAACCAGCGAGGTCATGAACCAGTCCGCCGAAGCCGTGTCCGAACTGGCCAGGCAAGGAAACGAGCTGCGGGAGCTGGTCCGGCAGCTGAAAGAAGCTTGA
- the carB gene encoding carbamoyl-phosphate synthase large subunit, whose translation MPKRTDLRRILLIGSGPIVIGQACEFDYSGTQALKALKEEGYEVILVNSNPATIMTDPELADKTYIEPIDPEVVAKIIARERPDALLPTLGGQTGLNTGLALAESGVLDQYGVELIGATQEAIRKAESREEFRQAMHNIGLNVPKSLIARNMEQVRQAAREISFPIIVRPAFTLGGTGGGVAYNQEDLEALAEQGLTASMKTEVMLEESVLGWKEFELEVMRDKNDNSVIICSIENLDPMGVHTGDSITVAPAQTLTDAEYQRMRNASLAIMREIGVETGGSNVQFAVNPQNGDLVVIEMNPRVSRSSALASKATGFPIAKIAAKLAVGYTLDELPNDITRETMASFEPAIDYCVIKIPRFTFEKFPGSQDYLTTSMKSVGETMAIGRTFKEALQKGMRSLEVGVTGLSSDLSQSVPDHETILSGLRLPHSKRLFVLRQALVAGLGEAEIVEATGIDPWFIRQIAEIVVFENELKQFALAENLSAANPNMADILRRAKEMGFSDAQLAAVWKRAETDIRKLRQELSILPTYKLVDTCAAEFEAYTPYYYSTYEQESETRAGAQGSNGRKVVILGGGPNRIGQGIEFDYCCVHASYALREMGVESIMVNSNPETVSTDYDTSDRLYFEPLTFEDVLNIVETEQPEGVIVQFGGQTPLNLAVPLMRAGVPILGTSPDSIDRAEDRERFQALLQKLNLRQPANGTAMTPDEAIVIAGRIGYPVVVRPSYVLGGRAMEIVFDEAQLRSYFTQAAQVCPGHPILIDKFLQHAIEVDVDALSDGRDTLVAGIMEHIEEAGIHSGDSACVLPPHTLPEAIIAEIRRQTEALARELGVIGLMNIQFAVQDGTIYILEVNPRASRTAPFVSKATGLPLAKLATRIMLGQKLKDLGIPAQVPLKYISVKESVFPFRRFPGVDVLLGPEMRSTGEVMGIDESFGLAFMKSQLAAGQRLPESGTVFISVNDADKQEVLPVAKIFQELGFRILATKGTAGLLQQHGLSAEHVFKVHEGRPHVVDHIKNKAIDLVINTSSGKKTVHDSSSIRQTTLLYGIPYTTTLAGAKAMAQALQELKGRGMEVKSLQEYHRG comes from the coding sequence ATGCCCAAACGAACCGATCTTCGCCGCATTCTGCTCATCGGCTCCGGCCCCATCGTCATTGGTCAGGCCTGCGAATTCGATTATTCCGGGACCCAGGCCCTCAAAGCCCTGAAGGAAGAGGGCTACGAGGTCATTCTGGTCAATTCCAATCCGGCCACGATCATGACCGATCCGGAATTGGCCGATAAAACCTACATCGAACCCATTGATCCGGAAGTGGTGGCCAAGATCATCGCCCGGGAGCGTCCGGACGCCCTGTTGCCCACTCTGGGTGGTCAAACCGGTCTGAACACGGGGCTGGCCCTGGCCGAGTCCGGGGTCCTGGACCAGTACGGCGTGGAACTCATCGGCGCGACGCAGGAGGCTATTCGCAAGGCCGAAAGCCGGGAAGAATTTCGCCAGGCCATGCACAACATCGGCCTGAACGTTCCCAAAAGCCTGATCGCCCGGAACATGGAGCAGGTCCGCCAAGCGGCCCGGGAGATCAGCTTTCCGATCATTGTCCGTCCGGCCTTCACCCTGGGCGGCACCGGCGGCGGGGTGGCCTACAACCAGGAAGACCTTGAAGCCCTGGCCGAACAGGGCTTGACCGCCAGCATGAAGACCGAGGTGATGCTGGAAGAGTCCGTCCTGGGTTGGAAGGAATTCGAGCTGGAGGTGATGCGGGACAAGAACGACAACTCCGTGATCATCTGCTCCATCGAAAATCTGGATCCCATGGGCGTGCATACCGGGGACTCCATCACCGTGGCCCCGGCCCAGACCCTGACCGACGCCGAATACCAGCGGATGCGCAACGCCTCCCTGGCCATCATGCGCGAGATCGGCGTGGAGACCGGCGGGTCCAACGTCCAGTTCGCGGTCAATCCGCAAAACGGCGACCTGGTGGTCATTGAGATGAACCCCCGGGTGTCCCGCTCTTCAGCCCTGGCCTCCAAGGCCACCGGCTTCCCCATCGCCAAGATCGCGGCCAAGCTGGCCGTGGGCTACACCCTGGACGAACTGCCCAACGACATCACCCGGGAAACCATGGCCTCCTTCGAGCCGGCCATCGACTACTGCGTGATCAAGATCCCCCGGTTCACCTTCGAGAAATTTCCCGGCTCCCAGGACTATCTGACCACATCCATGAAAAGCGTGGGCGAGACCATGGCCATTGGTCGGACTTTCAAGGAAGCCCTGCAAAAAGGCATGCGTTCCCTGGAAGTCGGAGTCACGGGGCTCAGCTCGGATCTTTCCCAGTCCGTCCCGGACCATGAAACCATTCTCAGCGGGCTGCGCCTGCCCCACTCCAAGCGGCTGTTCGTTCTGCGCCAGGCCCTGGTAGCCGGACTCGGCGAAGCCGAAATCGTGGAGGCCACGGGCATTGATCCCTGGTTCATCCGCCAGATCGCGGAGATCGTCGTCTTTGAGAACGAGCTGAAGCAGTTCGCCCTGGCCGAGAACCTCTCCGCCGCCAACCCGAACATGGCGGACATCCTGCGCCGAGCCAAGGAGATGGGCTTTTCCGACGCCCAGTTGGCCGCGGTCTGGAAGCGGGCCGAGACGGACATCCGCAAACTGCGCCAGGAGTTGAGCATCCTGCCCACCTACAAGCTGGTGGACACCTGCGCCGCGGAGTTTGAGGCCTACACGCCCTATTACTATTCCACCTACGAGCAGGAAAGCGAGACCCGGGCCGGCGCCCAAGGCAGCAACGGGCGCAAGGTGGTTATTCTGGGCGGCGGTCCGAACCGCATCGGCCAGGGCATCGAATTCGACTACTGCTGCGTCCACGCCTCCTATGCCCTGCGGGAAATGGGCGTGGAATCGATCATGGTCAATTCCAACCCCGAAACCGTGAGCACGGACTACGACACCTCGGACCGGCTCTATTTCGAGCCCCTGACCTTCGAGGACGTGCTGAACATCGTGGAGACGGAACAGCCCGAGGGCGTGATCGTCCAGTTCGGCGGCCAGACGCCGCTGAACCTGGCCGTGCCCCTGATGCGCGCCGGCGTGCCCATCCTGGGTACCAGCCCGGACAGCATCGACCGGGCCGAGGACCGGGAACGCTTTCAGGCCCTGCTTCAGAAGCTGAATCTGCGCCAACCGGCCAACGGCACGGCCATGACCCCGGACGAGGCCATCGTCATTGCCGGACGCATCGGCTACCCGGTGGTGGTCCGGCCTTCCTACGTCCTCGGCGGACGGGCCATGGAGATCGTCTTTGACGAGGCGCAGTTGCGCTCCTACTTCACCCAGGCGGCCCAGGTCTGCCCCGGCCACCCCATTCTCATCGACAAATTCCTGCAACACGCCATTGAAGTGGACGTGGACGCCCTCAGCGACGGCCGGGATACGCTGGTGGCCGGGATCATGGAGCATATCGAGGAAGCCGGAATCCACTCCGGCGACTCGGCCTGCGTCCTGCCTCCGCACACCCTGCCCGAGGCAATCATCGCCGAGATCCGTCGCCAGACTGAGGCCCTGGCCCGTGAACTGGGCGTGATCGGACTGATGAACATCCAGTTCGCGGTCCAGGACGGGACGATCTACATTCTGGAGGTCAACCCCCGGGCCTCGCGCACCGCGCCCTTCGTGAGCAAGGCCACCGGCCTGCCCCTGGCCAAACTGGCCACCCGGATCATGCTCGGGCAAAAACTGAAGGATCTGGGCATCCCGGCCCAGGTTCCGCTGAAGTACATCTCGGTCAAGGAATCCGTGTTTCCGTTCCGCCGCTTTCCCGGCGTGGACGTGCTCCTGGGCCCGGAAATGCGCTCCACCGGGGAGGTCATGGGCATTGACGAGAGCTTCGGCCTGGCCTTCATGAAGAGCCAACTCGCCGCGGGCCAACGCCTGCCCGAATCCGGCACGGTGTTCATCTCCGTGAACGACGCGGACAAGCAGGAGGTGCTTCCCGTGGCCAAAATATTCCAGGAACTGGGCTTCCGCATCCTGGCCACCAAGGGCACCGCCGGCCTGCTCCAGCAACACGGCCTCAGCGCGGAGCACGTCTTCAAGGTCCACGAGGGCCGTCCCCACGTGGTGGACCATATCAAAAACAAGGCCATCGACCTGGTGATCAACACCTCCTCCGGGAAGAAAACCGTGCACGACTCCTCCTCCATCCGGCAAACCACCCTGCTCTACGGCATCCCCTACACCACCACCCTGGCCGGAGCCAAAGCCATGGCCCAGGCCCTCCAGGAACTCAAAGGCCGGGGCATGGAAGTGAAGAGTTTGCAGGAGTATCATCGTGGGTGA
- a CDS encoding chemotaxis protein CheW, with product MAQENLVQKGPEAELLQLVTFHIGEEEFGVEILKVQEIIRMMGITRVPKAPDFVEGVINLRGKVIPIIDLRKRFGMTTQEHDKHTRIIVIEINNVIVGFVVDSVSEVLRIPANTVEPPPAIISGIESEYINGVGKLADRLLILLDLDRLLSRGEQSMLAGI from the coding sequence ATGGCACAGGAGAACCTCGTTCAAAAAGGTCCGGAAGCGGAACTGCTGCAATTGGTCACCTTCCACATCGGGGAAGAGGAATTCGGCGTGGAGATCCTCAAGGTCCAGGAGATCATCCGGATGATGGGCATCACCAGGGTGCCCAAGGCCCCGGATTTCGTGGAAGGAGTGATCAACCTGCGGGGCAAGGTCATTCCGATCATCGATCTGCGCAAGCGCTTTGGAATGACGACCCAGGAGCACGACAAGCACACCCGGATCATCGTCATCGAAATCAACAACGTCATCGTCGGCTTCGTGGTGGATTCGGTTTCCGAAGTGCTGCGCATCCCGGCGAATACGGTGGAACCGCCCCCGGCCATCATCTCGGGGATCGAATCCGAATACATCAACGGAGTGGGCAAGCTGGCCGACAGGTTGTTGATCCTGTTGGACCTGGATCGCCTGTTGAGCAGGGGCGAACAGAGCATGCTGGCCGGCATTTAG
- the brnA gene encoding type II toxin-antitoxin system BrnA family antitoxin: MSENTMLKADEFDRRFDDGEDISDFLEFSQASRPGLEKQTVSFSFPSWMIASMADQSKILGVSTEAMVTMWISEKLPKTHRHTFQEHAQ; encoded by the coding sequence ATGAGCGAGAACACTATGCTGAAAGCCGATGAATTTGATCGACGTTTCGATGATGGAGAAGATATTTCCGATTTTCTCGAATTCTCTCAAGCATCAAGGCCAGGCTTGGAAAAACAGACCGTTTCCTTTTCCTTTCCGAGTTGGATGATTGCATCAATGGCTGATCAATCAAAAATCCTCGGGGTCTCCACGGAAGCCATGGTGACCATGTGGATTTCCGAAAAATTGCCGAAAACACACCGACACACTTTTCAGGAACACGCTCAATGA
- the purF gene encoding amidophosphoribosyltransferase: MKREYCGLVGISGHPEAARMAYFGLYALQHRGQESAGIVTWDGTKIREQRGMGLVADVFNERHLGKELKGSTAVGHIRYSTTGASLLRNAQPFMVRFGEYRLAIGHNGNLVNAQTLRQELEEQGSIFQTTMDSEVIVHLIARNLNGKSLEEAIALACSRIQGAYSLVILANNKLIALRDPLGFRPLSLGRMGDAYVVASETCAFDLLEAEYLRCIEPGEMVIIEDRCLSSRRFAEVAPSKSCIFELVYFARPDSFVFGREVYAARKRMGELLAQEAPVDADFIMPFPDSGMYAAVGYAQASGMPFELAMIRNHYIGRTFIQPSQDMRDFGVRVKLNPVRSLIKNKRLVIIEDSIVRGTTIRTRVKKLRELGAREIHMRVSCPPIRHPCYFGIDFSSKGELIASNHPVPDIARYIGLDSLHYLSIDGLLTSAGKDMGYCLACFDGRYPLDVDPACSKMCLEDKCCG, translated from the coding sequence ATGAAACGAGAATACTGCGGACTCGTCGGCATTTCCGGGCATCCGGAGGCGGCCAGAATGGCCTATTTCGGACTGTACGCCCTGCAGCATCGCGGCCAGGAAAGCGCCGGCATCGTAACCTGGGATGGGACCAAGATTCGCGAGCAGCGGGGCATGGGCCTGGTGGCCGACGTGTTCAACGAGCGCCACCTGGGCAAGGAACTCAAGGGCTCCACCGCGGTGGGTCACATCCGCTACTCCACCACCGGGGCCTCCCTGCTGCGCAACGCCCAGCCCTTCATGGTCCGCTTCGGGGAATACCGTCTGGCCATCGGTCACAACGGGAACCTGGTCAACGCCCAGACCCTGCGTCAGGAATTGGAAGAGCAAGGATCGATCTTCCAGACCACCATGGACAGCGAAGTCATCGTTCACCTGATCGCCCGCAACCTGAACGGCAAAAGCCTGGAAGAAGCCATCGCCCTGGCTTGCTCTCGGATTCAGGGGGCCTATTCGCTGGTCATCCTGGCCAACAACAAGCTCATCGCCCTGCGCGACCCCCTGGGTTTCCGCCCCTTGTCCCTGGGCCGGATGGGCGACGCCTACGTGGTGGCCTCGGAAACCTGCGCCTTTGACCTGCTGGAGGCGGAATACCTGCGCTGCATCGAGCCCGGGGAAATGGTGATCATTGAGGATCGCTGTCTCAGCTCACGGCGCTTCGCCGAGGTCGCGCCCTCCAAGTCCTGCATCTTCGAGTTGGTCTATTTCGCGCGGCCGGACTCGTTTGTCTTCGGTCGGGAGGTCTACGCGGCCCGCAAGAGAATGGGCGAGCTTCTCGCCCAGGAAGCCCCCGTGGACGCGGACTTCATCATGCCGTTCCCGGACTCCGGGATGTACGCCGCCGTGGGCTACGCCCAAGCCTCGGGCATGCCCTTCGAACTGGCCATGATCCGCAACCACTACATCGGCCGGACCTTCATCCAGCCCTCCCAGGACATGCGGGACTTCGGCGTGCGCGTCAAACTCAACCCGGTCCGTTCGCTGATCAAGAACAAGCGCCTGGTGATCATCGAAGACTCCATCGTTCGCGGCACGACCATCCGGACCAGGGTCAAAAAGCTGCGCGAGCTGGGAGCTCGGGAGATCCACATGCGGGTCAGCTGCCCGCCCATCCGGCACCCCTGCTATTTCGGCATCGACTTTTCCTCCAAGGGAGAACTGATCGCCTCCAACCATCCGGTCCCGGACATCGCCCGCTACATCGGCCTGGACAGCCTGCACTACCTGAGCATCGACGGCCTGCTGACCTCGGCCGGCAAGGACATGGGCTATTGTCTGGCCTGCTTCGACGGACGCTATCCGTTGGACGTGGATCCCGCCTGCTCCAAGATGTGCCTGGAAGACAAGTGTTGCGGATAA